GATTGAAGAATCTTGTACTTTCTTATGTAGCCACGCAACTGATCATAGGTCAGTGAAAGCAATTCGGCGGCCTTTTTCTGGTTGTATTGCGCGGCTGCCAGTGCAGCTTTGACAAGTCGCACTTCTTCATGCTCAATGTGGGTTTTTAAAGACAGAGGGAACCGAATCTCCTGTTTCGCTGTTGTATTTTCGGTTTGTGGGCGATACGGAGAGTCGAATGGATTCAGGACAATGGAATCAATCTTGCGCTCTGATAAATTTTGGAAAACTGCGCGTTCCACGACATTTTTTAGTTCCCGAACATTTCCTGGCCAATGGTAGCCGCACAGTGTCTTCATGGCGCGATTCGAGAACCCTGCGAACTCGCCCAAATCAAGGTCCTTGCATAGTTTTTCAGCAAAATGGTTTGCCAACAGTGGAATGTCTTCTTGCCGATGGCGAAGCGGTGGAAGTGTAATGACTTCGAAGGCAAGTCGGTCTAAAAGATCCGCCCGAAAACGACCTTGTTCGACCAGCGAGGGCAAGTCTTCGTTGGTGGCGGCGATGACTCGTACATTGACTTGGATGACCTCTTTGCCACCAACGCGTTCAAACTCGCCATATTCAATGACTCTGAGCAGTTTTTCTTGTACTGCCGACGTCGATGTCGCCAGTTCGTCCAGAAAAAGCGTTCCGCCATGGGCCCTTTCGAAACGGCCAACGTG
The genomic region above belongs to Gammaproteobacteria bacterium and contains:
- the pspF gene encoding phage shock protein operon transcriptional activator — encoded protein: MSRTEQESLIGESPAFLNCLEQASRIAQIDRPVLVVGERGTGKELIAARIHYLSHRWDGPFVKLNCAAINENLLESELFGHESGAFTGAQKRHVGRFERAHGGTLFLDELATSTSAVQEKLLRVIEYGEFERVGGKEVIQVNVRVIAATNEDLPSLVEQGRFRADLLDRLAFEVITLPPLRHRQEDIPLLANHFAEKLCKDLDLGEFAGFSNRAMKTLCGYHWPGNVRELKNVVERAVFQNLSERKIDSIVLNPFDSPYRPQTENTTAKQEIRFPLSLKTHIEHEEVRLVKAALAAAQYNQKKAAELLSLTYDQLRGYIRKYKILQS